DNA sequence from the Arthrobacter crystallopoietes genome:
GGCCGTGGACCGCGTCATCCTCACCGGCGGTTACGAGACCGCCGAGCTGTTCCGCTCCTTCCGCCCGGACCTGCCGCTGCTGGCGGAGACCTCCGGCAAGAACGCCATCATTGTCACCCCCAGTGCGGACTTCGATCTGGCCGCCAAAGACGTGGTGCAGTCCGCCTTCGGCCACGCCGGCCAGAAGTGCTCGGCGGCCTCGCTGGTGATCCTGGTGGGCTCGGTGGCGCAGTCGCCTCGGTTCCGCAACCAGCTGGTGGACGCCGTCACCTCGCTCAAGGTGGGCTATCCGGTGGATCCGTCCACCCAGATGGGCCCGATGATCGAACCGGCCAACGGCAAGCTGCTGGACGGGCTGACCAACCTGGGTGAGGGCGAAACCTGGCTGCTCAAGCCGGAGAAGCTGGATGAATCCGGCAAGCTCTGGAGTCCGGGCGTGCGCACCGGCGTAGAGCGGGGCTCGCACTACCACCTGACCGAGTTCTTCGGCCCGATCCTCGGCGTCATGACCGCCGAAACGCTGGAGGAGGCCGTGGCCATCCAGAACGAGATCGAGTACGGACTGACCGCCGGGCTGCACTCGCTGGACCCGGCCGAACTGGACTACTGGCTGGACAACATCCAGGCCGGCAACCTCTACGTCAACCGCGGCATCACCGGCGCGATTGTGCAGCGGCAGCCGTTCGGCGGTTGGAAGAAGTCCTCGGTCGGTGCGGGCACCAAGGCCGGCGGCCCCAACTACCTGGCCGGCCTGGGCGACTGGGAACCTGCCCGCAGCCACGCCGCCGCGGCCGTCACCCACGACGGCGCCCGCCACCTGCTCGACGCGGCTAGGCTTTCCCACTCTGCGGTTTCCGCCGAGGAAGCGGCGTTCCTGGAGCGTTCGCTTTCCTCCGACGCCGAAGCCTGGGCCACCGAGTTCGGCGCGGCCAAGGACGTCACCGGGCTGAGCGCCGAGCGCAACGTCTTCCGCTACCTGCCGCTGCCGGTGACCGTCCGCCTGGCCGAGGGTGAGCCGCTGGCCAAGCTGGTCCGCGTGCTGGCCGCCGGAGTGTTGGCCGGTTCCGAGGTCAAGGTGTCCACCGCCGTCGAACTTCCGGCCGCGCTGCGCGCCGTGGCGATCGATCGGAACATCGAGGTAACCACAGAGAACGACGCCGAGTGGCTGGCCCGTGCGGGCCGGTTCACCGCCGGACGCATCCGGCTGATCGGCGGGAACGCCAAGGCGCTCGCCGAAGCAACCGGGGGACGGGTGGACCTGGCGGTCTACGCGCACCCCGTCACCGAGGCCGGGCGGGTGGAAATGCTGCCCTTCCTGCACGAGCAGGCCGTGAGCATCACCGCCCACCGCTTCGGCACCCCGAACCACCTCTCGGACGAACTGATCTAGGTAGCACCCAAGCGGGAGCCCACGCTCCGGCTCCCAACCGGTAAACGACCGGCGGAAACCTTACGGATTCCGCCGGTCGTTTTTGTGCCCGCACAAATATGGTGAGGTCCCTCACCAGCGGTCATCGGGGTGTGCCGGCTCTGCTACTCTTGCCTTATCCACGGACCTCCCGGCCTATTCTCTGGCCGGTTGTAGATAACGGGTGGACACCTATTTGTTTGATGAACTAGGAGTTCTCTATGCATTTGTCGCCCCGTGAGCACGAAAAACTCATGATTGTTGTTGCCGGTGACCTTGCCCGCCGCCGCCAGGCACGAGGCTTGAAACTTAACCATCCCGAGTCGGTCGCGCTTATTACCGCCGAACTTCTCGAGGGAGCCCGCGACGGGAAAACCGTTGCTGCGCTGATGAGCTACGGGACAACGGTCCTGGCCAGGGAAGACGTCATGGACGGTGTCGCGGACATGATCGCGGACGTCCAGGTCGAGGCAACCTTCCCGGACGGCACCAAGCTCGTCACCGTCCACAATCCGATCCGCTGAGAGGAGAAGAGCCGATGAAACCCGGTGAATACATCCTCCGCTCCGAGCAGATCACGTGCAATGAGGGCACCGAAATCCGGATCGTGAACGTCACTAACCGCGGGGACCGGCCCGTCCAGGTCGGATCCCACTACCACTTTGCCGAGGTCAATAACGCCCTGGAATTCGACCGCGAGGCCGGATGGGGGTTCCGGCTCGATATCCCCGCCGGAACGGCAGTGCGTTTCGAACCCGGCGACGCACGCAGCGTGCACCTGGTTGAACTGGCCGGCAGCCGCGAGGTCTACGGCCTGCAGGACCGGGTGAACGGATCGCTGGGCAAGATCGCACCGATGCTGGAGACCGAGGCGATCGGCGGCACGGCCGGCATTGATGCAGCGGCCGATCCCGAGATCGCGGCCGAGTACGACATCGACCTGCCCAACAGCGGCGAGCCGGCCAAGGGGTTCCACACCGACTTCGGCCTCGATCCCGTCGACGAATCTGTGAACCCCAAGGAAAAGGTGCTGGCCAAGGAAGCGGTCCGGTCAGCCGAAAAGGCAGAGCATGTCTCCGGCGACGGCGCCAGTGAGGAAGGTACCCGATGAGCTTCAAGATGACCCGCAAGCATTATGCGGAAATGTACGGGCCGACCACCGGCGACGCCATCCGGCTGGCAGATACCGAACTGCTGCTGGAAATCGAAAAGGACCACACCCGCTACGGCGAAGAGGTGGTGTTCGGCGGAGGCAAGGTGATCCGCGACGGCATGGGCCAGAACGGCCGGCTGGTCCGGGACGAGGATATCCCGGACACGGTCATCACCAACGTGGTGGTGCTGGACTACACCGGTATCTACAAGGCCGACGTCGCCCTGCGCGACGGGCATATCTTCAAGATCGGCAAGGCCGGCAACCCGCAGATCTCCGATGGCGTGAACATTGTCATCGGCGCGGCGACGGACATTATTGCCGGCGAGCACAAGATCCTCACCGCCGGCGGCATCGACACCCACGTGCATTTCGTCAGCCCGGACCAGGTTCCGGTGGCGCTGGCCTCTGGCGTGACCACGTTGATTGGCGGCGGCGCCGGACCGTCGGACGCTTCCAAGGCAACCACCGTGACTCCTGGTCCCTGGCATATTTCCCGCATGCTGCAGGCGGTGGAAAACCTCCCGATCAACATCGGGCTGCTGGGCAAGGGGCACGCCAGCGCTCTTGAGCCGCTGGCCGAACAGATCCGTGCCGGCGCCATCGGATTGAAGGTGCACGAGGACTGGGGCGCGACGACGTCGTCAATCGACATGTCGCTGAAGGTCGCCGACGAGTACGACGTGCAGGTCGCCATCCATGCGGACACGCTGAACGAATGCGGCTTCGTGGAAGACACCATCAGGGCCATCGGCGGCCGCGTCATCCACACCTTCCACACCGAGGGGGCGGGCGGCGGCCATGCCCCGGACATCATCAGGATGGCCGGACAGCCAAACGTGCTTCCGGCCTCTACCAATCCGACCCTGCCGTACACCGTTAATACCGTGGACGAGCATCTGGACATGATGATGGTCTGCCACCATCTGAACCCGGACATTCCGGAGGACGTGGCGTTCGCTGACTCCCGGATCCGCAAGGAAACGATTGCCGCCGAAGACGTCCTGCACGACCTGGGCATTTTCTCCATCACCAGTTCGGACTCCCAGGCCATGGGCCGCGTGGGCGAAATGGTGCTGCGGACCTGGCAGGTTGCGGACGCCATGAAACGCCAGCGCGGACGGATGGCTCAGGACCCGGAGGTCGGGGACAACTTCCGGATCAAGCGGTATGTCGCCAAGTACACCATCAATCCGGCCATCGCCCAGGGCATCGCAGACTCCGTCGGCAGTGTGGAAGAGGGTAAGTTCGCCGACCTGGTGCTCTGGGACCCCGCGTTCTTCGGCGTCAAACCTGACATGGTCATCAAGGGCGGCCTGATCGTCCAGTCCATCATGGGTGATTCGAATGGCTCAATCCCGACGCCGCAGCCACGCACGCTGCGGGGGAACTTCGGCGCCCTGGGCACTGCGGTCCATTCCTCCTCCATCACCTTCCTGTCCAAGGCAGCGATTGAGGACGGCGTTCCGGAGCGGCTCGGTCTGCGCCGGGTGATCCGGCCGGTGAGTGGCATTCGCGACCTGACCAAGGCGGATCTGAAGCACAACGGTGAAACGCCGGACATCCAGGTGGACCCCGAAACCTACACCGTCACGGTGGACGGCGTGGAAGCGACCTGCGAGCCCTCGGATGTACTGCCGATGGCGCAGCGCTATTTCCTCTTCTAGGAAGTACCGATCCTCGACAAACTTGAATCGATTTGAAAGGACGCATCCATGATTGTTGACCGCGTCATCGGTAACAAACACGAACTTCTGGCCGCCGAACTGGCCGGCCTGCACGAAGAAAAAGTAGTCCTGCCCAGCAGCGAGCTGGTAAAACGCATCCAGCGTGTCAGCACTGACCACGGCAGGGACGTCGGCATCCGGCTCAGCACGCCCGGTGACCTGCGCGACGGGGACATCCTGCACCGGGATGAGCAGAACGTCATTGTCATCTCCGTGCTTCCCACCGACGTGCTGGTCATCGCGCCACGGAGCATCCAGGAGATGGGAACGGTGGCGCACAACCTGGGCAACCGGCATATGCAGGCCCAGTTCTTCGACGCCGAAAGCGACTACCGGGCCGAGGTCATGGTGGTGCAGTACGACCACACCATCGAAGACTTCCTCCGGCATGCGCAGGTTCCCTACACCCGCCAGGAACGCGTGATGCCGGTGCCTTTCCGGCATGCCGAACACACCCACTGAAGCGGCGGCGGAATGACTAACACGACCGCCGGCTCCGCCGTCCCGGCCACAGCGGCAGGGGAGGCAGATGCCTTAGCCGGGCGTCCGCCGTCGTTCTTGCTGCCGTTGCTCCAGCTCTCGGATTCCGCACTGCCTACCGGCGCCTTCAGCCATTCATTCGGGTTGGAAAGCTATCTGGACCGGGGACTGGTCCATGATGAAGCGAGCTTCGGCCAATGGCTGGGGCAGTTCATCCACATCCAGCTGACCTACAGCGACGGAATGGCCATCCGGCTGGTGATGGAGGCCGGCTCGCGAACGGATATCCGGCGAGTGGACCGTATGCTCGCGGCACAGGCGCTGCCCCGGCAGATCCGACTGGCCGGCATCAAAATGGGCGCACGGATGCTGCAGATCGCGGCCGAAACATTCGGCAGCCAGGCCCTTGACGAGTACCGCGAGGACGTCGGCCAGGGAGTGTGCAGCGGTCACCCGGCCGTGGCTTTCGCGCTGGCCGGACGCAACCTCGGCGCCCCGCTGCCGGAACTGCTGGCTACCTACCTGTTTTCCACCGTCACCTCGCTGACCCAGAACGCCATCCGCGCCATCCCGATCGGCCAGAACGCAGGGCAGCGGGTGCTGCGCCGGGCGCACGGCGACGTGCTGGCGGCCGTCGCGCGGATTCCGCACCTGGACACGGAGGACTTCGGCGCCGCGGCGCCGGGGCTGGAAATCGCGCAGATGCGGCACGAGCGTCAACGTGCACGCATGTTCATGTCCTGACCCGGACATCCCTCAACTGACATCCATCCGATCCCGGAGCCTGGTACACCACGGGCGGCCGGGACGCAGAACGCAAGGAGATCATTATGGAACCCATCAAGATCGGTATCGGCGGCCCCGTAGGCGCCGGCAAAACGCAGCTGGTGGAGCGCCTCACCCGGCACCTCAGCACTGAGATATCGATGGCGGCCATCACCAACGATATCTACACCATTGAAGACGCGAAGATCCTCGCGGCCAACGGCATCCTGCCGCTGGACAGGATCGTCGGGATCGAAACCGGCGGTTGCCCGCACACGGCCATCCGCGAGGACACCTCGATGAATTCCGCCGCCGTGGAAGAACTCAAACAGCGCCATCCGGACCTGCAGGTGGTCTTCATCGAGAGCGGGGGCGACAACCTCTCCGCCACGTTCAGCCCGGAGCTGGTGGATTTCTCCATCTACATCATCGACGTGGCCCAGGGCGAGAAGATCCCGCGCAAGGCCGGGCAGGGCATGATCAAATCCGACCTGTTCATCATCAACAAGACCGATCTCGCCCCGCACGTTGGTGCCGATCTGTCCGTCATGGCAGCGGACTCGAAGGAATTCCGCGGCGAACGGCCCTTCTGCTTCACGAACCTGAAGACGGACGAGGGCCTGGATCAGGTCATCGGCTGGCTGAAGCACGATGTCCTGATGCTCGATCTGATCCGATGAGCACCGAGGCTGAACTGCATACCGCCGGGTCCCTGGCTGCAGCCTCCGCCAGACCGACCGGCGAACTGCGGCTCGAAATCGGACTGCGCGGCGGTCGCGGAATTGCGACCAGCCAGTTCCATCAAGGGGCCCTTCGCGTGATCCGGCCGCACTATCTGGATGAGTCCGGGCAGGTCTGCTATGTCGTCGTCAATCCCGGCGGCGGCTATCTGGGCGGGGATGTCTATGAACTCGACGTCGACGTCGCTGCCGGCGCCCGGCTGCTGCTGACCACCCAGTCGGCAACGAAGGTCTACCGCACGCCTGGCAGCCACGCCTTCCAGCAGACCCGCATCCGGTTGGGGCCGGGCGCCAGCCTGGAGTACCTCCCGGACCAGCTGATCGCCTACCGGGAGGCGTCCTACCGTCAGCACACCGTGGTGGAACTCGACGCCCAGGCCTCCCTGGTGATGGCCGAGATCGTCACGCCCGGCTGGTCCCCGGACGGCACCCTGTTCCGGTACGACGAGGTGCGGCTCCGCAGCGACGTCTACGTAGACGGCGAGTTGCTGGCGCTGGACAACCTGCTCATCCGACCGGCGCAGGCCGGCTCCCCGGTGACGGGCATGGTGTTCCTGGAGGATTACACTCACCTCGGTTCGCTGATGGTGGTGGACCGGCGGGTCAACGCTGCCCTCGTCGACGAACTTTACGAGGTGCTCGGCCCGCTGGACCCCGAGGGACAGCTGGGCATCTCCCTTCTGGACGGACCCGGCCTGGTGCTGCGGGCGCTTTCGGGCTCCACCGACACGCTGAACGCCCTGCTGCTGGCCGCCGTCGATCTGCTGCGCGGCCGCTGGTTCGGCCAGACAGGGCTTGACCTGCGCAAATACTGACACTGAAAAACTGCTGACCCTGGCGCCTGACCGCGCCCCCACTTACGCCCGGCCCTCTGACATGGCCGGAAAGGAGAGACGATGAACGTCCGCTTGACGGCAATGGCCGGTTCACATTACCTGGAGCGGGAGAAGCTGCCGCAGGCCCTCCGGATCGGAGCGACCTTTGCTGCCGTCGGGGCTCTGCACCTGGCGACCGCCGGGCTGCTGGCCTACTCGCTGCTGGCGGATGCCCACCCACTGGCCCTGGGTTTGTTGCTCACCGCCTACCTGGCCGGCATCAAGCACAGCTACGACTGGGACCATATCGCCGCCATCGACAATTCCAGCCGGAAGTTCGCAGCTCAGGGCAGAGCGCCGGTCAGCGTCGGTTTCGCGTTCAGTTTCGGCCACAGCAGCGTTGTGCTGCTGGCGGGCATCCTGGTGGTCAGCGGCGCCAGCGTGATGGCGGCCGCGCTGGAGGAAGGTTCCACGGCGAACACGATGCTGGGGCTGATCGGGGCGGGTGTCTCAGCCCTGTTCCTGCTGGCCATCGGTATCTTCAACGGCACCGCCTTCCGGCGCACCGTGCAGCTGTACCGGCGGGCGCGGGCCGGTGACCCCGTCTCCGGACAGGACCTGCAGCCGCAGGGCCTCGTCGCACGGTTGCTGGACAAGCCGCTCTCCCGGGTGAAACGCCCCCGCGACATCTACGTTCTGGGTTTCCTCTTCGGCCTGGGCTTCGACACAGCGACGACGATTGCCTTCCTGCTGCTGACCGCCTCCGCGGCGCTCGCAGGCATCTCGCCGCTGGCGCTGATGGCGCTGCCGCTGGGCTTCACAGCGGCGATGACGCTCTGCGATACGGTCAACGGCCTGGCCATGATGAAGATGTACCGGACCGCAGTGCAGGATCCGGCGCGGCGGATTGGCTTCAACATGGTGGTCACCGGGCTGTCAGCGCTGTCCGCCTTGTTCGTCGCCGTCATTACCGTCGCCGGTATCCTGCGTGAGGTCGTCGGACTGCAGGATCCACTGACCACATTATTGGGCAGCATGGATCTCGGGCATGCCGGACTGCTGCTGGTCGCGGTCTTCCTGACGATTTGGGGTGCCGCTTCCCTGAACTGGCGGCGCCGGCCCGCTGCGGCATGACTGAAGTCAGCCGCGGCCGTCTTTGGGCATTTCGGCGGAGGGAGCGGATCCGAACGGGCAGGAGACTAGTCCTGCGGCTTGTGGAGGACTAGGATCAGTTCACATTAGAGCTGTCTGTGGGCACTGGGGGGAAGCCTCGGGCACGATCCGCCTGCGACCCAAGGTGTGCCATGAGCAACCCAGATAGTAGCCGGTCAGTCCTCCGGCGTAAGCCGATCGACCTGGTTGAAGACGAAAACATCGACAGCGGGCTGTTCAAGAGCCTGGGTCTGTGGCAGCTGACCGCCATCGGCGTCGGCGGCATCATTGGTATCGGAATTTTCACCCTGGCCGGATTGGTGGCCAACGGCGGCGAAGACGCGGACGCGGTCGGCCCGGCGGTCATGATCGCGTTCCTGATCGCCGGCCTGGCCAGCGCCGCCGCGGCCCTGTCCTACGCCGAGTTCGCCGGCATGATTCCGCGCGCCGGCTCCGCCTACACCTACGGCTACGTTGCCCTCGGCGAAATCATCGGCTGGTTCATCGGCTGGGATTTGCTGCTGGAATACACAGCTATCGTGGCGGTGGTCGCCATCGGGATCTCGGGATACTTCTCCGAGTTCATGTCCGGAATCGGCGTCGACGTTCCCATCTGGATGCAGGGCACCGCGGACACGATCGAGGGCGGCGTAATCAATCTGCCGGCCATCGTGGTCTGCCTGTTCATCACCTGGATCCTGAGCCGTGGCACCAAGACTTTCGGCCGGTTCGAGCTCGTTGCAGTGGGACTGAAGGTCCTGCTCATCCTGTTCATCATCGGGCTGGGATTCTTCTTTGTCGACGTCGACAACTACACGCCGTTCATGCCCTCGGGCTTCGGCGCGGTGTTCGCCGGTGCGGCCACGGTGTTCTTCGCGGTCTTCGGTTACGACGCCATGAGCACGGCCGCGGAGGAGGCGACGGACGGCAAGAAACACATGCCCAAGGCCATCCTGCTCTCGCTGGTGATCGCCATGACGCTTTACGTGCTGGCGACGCTGGTGCTGACGGGCATGCAGAACTATACCGACATCAGCCCAACCGCCGGCTTCGCGTCCGCCTTCCAGAACGTCGGCCTGCCGGTTATCGCCACCATCATCTCGGCGTTCGCGGTGATTTCCATCCTGACCGTGATGCTGACCTTCCTGCTTGGCGTCACGCGCGTGTGGTTCTCGATGAGCCGCGACGGCCTGCTGCCCACGTGGTTCGCGGCAACGGACAAGCACGGAACCCCGCAGCGGGTCACCTGGATCGCCGGCATCGCCTCGGCACTGCTGGCCGGCGTGTTCCCCATCCGCGCCGTGGCGGACCTGACCAACATCGGCATTCTCGCCGCCTTCGTGGTGGTCTGCGTGGCCGTGATCGTGCTGCGCCGCACCCGGCCCGACGTGCACCGCACGTTCAGGCTGCCGTGGATGCCGGTGGTGCCCGCGTTCGGCGTGCTCGCCTCCGGCTTCCTGATGCTGCAGCTGCACTGGGAGACCTGGATGAGGTTCGGCATCTGGCTGGTAATCGGCCTGGCCATCTACTTCTTCTACAGCCGCCGGCACTCGCTGATGAACCCGGAAAGCCCGCGCCACGGCCGCCACAAGACCCATACCTGACACAAGCGTTCGCCTGCCGTTCTTACGGCAGGCGAACCGCATACTGGAAAGATGCCGCAGGACACTGTCAGGATCGCCACCTACAACGCCAGCCTCAACCGGGCGGCCAAGGGCAAGCTGGCGGCGGATCTGGCGACGCCGGGCAATGCGCAGGCGCGGAACATTGCCGAGGTGATCCAGCGGAACAATCCGGACATCCTGCTGCTCAATGAGTTCGACTACGACCAGGACCATACGGCGGTGGACCTGTTCCGGGCGAACTATCTGGAGGTTGGCCATCATGGCCAGGCGCCCGTGAGCTACCCGTACGCCTACACCGCCCCGTCCAACACCGGCGTCGACTCGGGGCTTGATCTGAATAACGACGGCGATCTGGGCACCGCCGATGATGCGTTCGGCTTCGGCGAATTCGAGGGACAGTACGGCATGGTGCTGCTGTCCAAATTCCCGATCGAAACGCCGGGCATCCGCACCTTCCGGACCTTCCGCTGGCGGGACATGCCGGGGAACCTGATGCCCGCGGACTACTACTCCGCCGAGGCGCAGGAAGCGCTCCGGCTTTCCAGCAAGTCCCACTGGGATGTGCCGGTGCGGGTGGACGGCGAGACGGTCCACGTGCTCGCCAGCCATCCGACGCCGCCGTCCTTCGACGGGGACGAAGACCGCAACGGGCGGCGGAACAATGACGAGATCCGCTTCTGGACGGACTACGTCTCCGGCGGCCAGCAGGCCGACTATATTTACGACGACGCCGGGCAGCGCGGCGGCCTGAAGCCCGGGGAACGGTTCGTCATCCTGGGCGACCTGAACTCGGACCCGCGGGACGGCGGCTCCTGGCCGGGGTCGATCGCCCAGCTGCTGAAGCACCCGCGGGTCCAGGATCCGGAGCCGGCTTCGCGGGGAGCGGTGGAGGCCGCCAGGCGCCAGGGCGCCAGCAACATCAGCCATCTGGGTGACCCGCGGCTGGACACGGCCGACTTCCAGGACCACCCGGCGCCCGGAAACCTCCGGGTCGACTACGTGCTGCCCTCCAAGAACCTGAACGTCTGCGGCGCCGGGGTCTTCTGGCCCGAGCCGGGCGAGCCGGGGGCGGACCTGACCGGGGAATTCCCGTTTCCGACCAGCGACCACCGGCTAGTCTGGGTGGACCTGAAGCTTCCGAAAGGTCCAGCTTGAACCGGGCAGCCAGGCGGGTGCCCTAACCCCTGCGGCGCTGCCAGGCCAGGCTGTGCAGGAGGAGTGCGGCGACGAGGGCCGTCAGCCCGCCGCCAATGAGCCCCGGCGAGAGCATGCTGAGGAGGTATATCCACTCTGGCGGGCCAAAGCCCGAGTTGACGCCGAACGGATCGTTCATGGTCATTACCGGTCCTAGCGCGGCCCAGAATCCCAGGGCAATGGCGCCCGCTCCCAGCAGCCAGAGGGCCAGCAGGAACGGATTGAACTTCGACCGCGGGGCCGGAGCGGCATCCTGCTCCTCTGACCGCCCGGCCAGCTCGGGCGGGACGACCTCGGACATGCCCGCCGCGCCGGTCAGGTCGGTGGAAGCGGGATGGGCCGCCGGGGCGGGACGGGGCGCCGCTGCGGCCGCGAATCCGGCCTCACTGCGCTCGTTGGCCGCCCTGGAACCGTTACCCGCTATCCGGCCTGCGGGTTCCGCAGAAAGGTCCTGCGGCCTGCCGTCGGCCGGGACCCGGTGCCCGCGCTGGTAGATCGGGTCATACCGGTCATCGAACTGCGTCATGGCGTCCCCCTAAATCTGTTGGGGAAAAATCTACCCGAACTTAGGCCGCGCTGTTAGGCTTGCACGCATGGGAACACTGATTTTCGAGTAGAGACGGTCTCCGCTGTACCGGCCGGCTCCAAAGCTGCCCAATAGAAAATCCTGCTTGTTGAGGCTGTGCCTCCGAGTTCTTTTCCCGTACCTCTTGATGAAAAGACCCGTTTTGCCGGGCTCTGTTCCGGCTTCTGGCGCACCCTCTCAGGCATACATCTCAGGCATACATCGCTCAAACGGAGGAACCATGACCACCATCGACAACAACCCTGACTCGGCCAAGGCCGAACTCAACGTCCATCTTGCCCCCGCTGCCGCCGAGAAATTGAGCAAAGAGCAGCAGAAGCGGCTCGCGGACGCCAAGGGCGCCAAGAGCCCGGGTGACCTGCCGGGCTGGCACAGCATCGGCAACAGCCACAAGCCCACGCATGCCAGCAACAGGCGCGGGCCGGCGGAGAAGAAGGTCCGCTGGTAGCAGCGGGTCCCGCCACTGGCCGCTAACACCGCAGGCTCCGGTTCAGTCGCAGGACTGGACCGGAGCCTGTGCCGTTGCCGGAACCGGTGGGACCGGCCGCGGCGACGCTGCCAGCGGTAGCTGCTATTCGGCGTCGTGGTCTGTTTCGAGCACCTGCACCAGGGTGTCGAGGGCCGCATCGGCGCCGTCGCCCTCGGCCCGCAGCACTACCTTGGAGCCGTGCTCGGCGCCCAAACTCATCAGGGACAGGATGCTGGAGGCGTCCATGGCCTCATCGGCGGGGGCGCCTTCCAGCGCGATGGTGACTTCCACCGGCTGGTCGCCGGCGGCCTCGGCGAAAATGGCGGCGGGGCGGGCGTGCAGGCCAACGCGGCTGGCGACGGTTGCGATACGTTCGGGCATGATTTCTCCTTTGTGACGGGACGTGCTTAGAGTCCGAGGGTTTCGAGCAGGGGCAGTTCGGCGCGCACGGCGGCGCGGGCTTCGGCAGCGGTGTCGGATCCCAGCGCCAGCGCGGCCAGCTGCTGGGCCCGCTCCAGCGGAACGGATTTGAGCACCGCGGCCACGGCGGCCAGCGAGCGGGCGCTCATGGACAGCGAGTTGATGCCCAGGCCAACAAGGACGACGGCGAGGGCCGGGTCCGCGGCTGCCTCGCCGCAGACTCCCACCGGTTTGGGTGCTTCCTGCCGGCTTGCCGCGCCGTCCACAGTGGCCTTGACCAGGTGCAGGACGGCGGGCTGCCAGGGGTCGTTCAGCGCCGCCAGCGGGCCGAGCTGCCGGTCCGCCGCCATGGTGTACTGGGTCAGGTCGTTGGTGCCGATGGAGGCGAAGTCCACGCGCTTGAGGACCGAGCCGGCTGTCACCGCGGCGGAGGGAACCTCCACCATGACGCCCGGCGTCTCCAGCCCCGCGGCTTGGCACAGTTCGGCGAACCGGCCGGCCTCCTCGGCGGTGGCGATCATTGGCGCCATCACCCAGACCTCGGCTTCGCTCTGGGCGGCTGCCGTGGCGATGGCCTGCAACTGGCGCTCCAGCACGCCGGGCGTGGCCAGGTCCGTGCGGTAGCCGCGCACGCCGAGCGCGGGGTTGGGCTCGGTGCTGTCGGTCAGGAACGGCAGCGGCTTGTCGGCACCGGCATCCAGCGTCCGGACCACCACCTTCTTGGCCGGGAAGGCGTCGAAGACGGCCTTGTAGGCGGCCACCTGTTCGTCGATGGTGGGTTCGGAATCGCGGTTGAGGAAGCAGAATTCGGTG
Encoded proteins:
- a CDS encoding amino acid permease encodes the protein MSNPDSSRSVLRRKPIDLVEDENIDSGLFKSLGLWQLTAIGVGGIIGIGIFTLAGLVANGGEDADAVGPAVMIAFLIAGLASAAAALSYAEFAGMIPRAGSAYTYGYVALGEIIGWFIGWDLLLEYTAIVAVVAIGISGYFSEFMSGIGVDVPIWMQGTADTIEGGVINLPAIVVCLFITWILSRGTKTFGRFELVAVGLKVLLILFIIGLGFFFVDVDNYTPFMPSGFGAVFAGAATVFFAVFGYDAMSTAAEEATDGKKHMPKAILLSLVIAMTLYVLATLVLTGMQNYTDISPTAGFASAFQNVGLPVIATIISAFAVISILTVMLTFLLGVTRVWFSMSRDGLLPTWFAATDKHGTPQRVTWIAGIASALLAGVFPIRAVADLTNIGILAAFVVVCVAVIVLRRTRPDVHRTFRLPWMPVVPAFGVLASGFLMLQLHWETWMRFGIWLVIGLAIYFFYSRRHSLMNPESPRHGRHKTHT
- a CDS encoding endonuclease/exonuclease/phosphatase family protein, with the translated sequence MPQDTVRIATYNASLNRAAKGKLAADLATPGNAQARNIAEVIQRNNPDILLLNEFDYDQDHTAVDLFRANYLEVGHHGQAPVSYPYAYTAPSNTGVDSGLDLNNDGDLGTADDAFGFGEFEGQYGMVLLSKFPIETPGIRTFRTFRWRDMPGNLMPADYYSAEAQEALRLSSKSHWDVPVRVDGETVHVLASHPTPPSFDGDEDRNGRRNNDEIRFWTDYVSGGQQADYIYDDAGQRGGLKPGERFVILGDLNSDPRDGGSWPGSIAQLLKHPRVQDPEPASRGAVEAARRQGASNISHLGDPRLDTADFQDHPAPGNLRVDYVLPSKNLNVCGAGVFWPEPGEPGADLTGEFPFPTSDHRLVWVDLKLPKGPA
- a CDS encoding HPr family phosphocarrier protein is translated as MPERIATVASRVGLHARPAAIFAEAAGDQPVEVTIALEGAPADEAMDASSILSLMSLGAEHGSKVVLRAEGDGADAALDTLVQVLETDHDAE